CGTCGGCCGCCGGCATCGTGGTGACCGACCGACATTCCACCAACGGGGTCCTGGTCGAACACGGTGGCCAACTGTCGGCCTGCCCCCCGGGGGTGCCCACGCCGCTGACCTTGCCAGCCACCCTTCGACTCGGCGGCCGCCGCATGCTGGTGACGCGGGCCTGACCGAAAGAGGGCCCCGGCGCGTCGCGTCGGGGCCCTGTTTCGTCCGGACGGCTCTACAGCACGACCACGCTGCGGAGCACGTCCCCGTGGTCCATCTTGGCGAACGCGGATTCGATGTCGGTCAGCGCGATCTCCTCGGAGACGAACTTCTCCAGCGGCAACCGGCCCTGCAGGTACAGGTCGATCAGCACCGGGAAGTCGCGGGACGGCAGGCAGTCGCCGTACCAGGAGGACTTGAGAGAGCCACCACGGCCGAAGATGTCGATCAGCGGGATCTCCAGCTGCATGGTCGGGTTGGGGACACCGACCAGGACGACGGTGCCGGCCAGGTCGCGACCGTAGAACGCCTGCTTCCAGGTCTCCGGACGCCCGACGGCGTCGATGACGACGTCCGCACCGAAGCCGCCGGTGAGCCCCTGGATCGCCTCCACCACGTCACCGTCGGAGGCCAGGATGGTGTGGGTGGCGCCGAAGTCCTTGGCCCATTCCAGCTTCCGCTGGTCCATGTCGATCGCGATGATCTTGTTCGCACCGGCCAGCCGGGCACCGGCGATGGCCGCGTCACCGACGCCGCCGCAGCCGATGACGGCCACGCTGTCACCGCGGGTGACCGCGCCGGTGTTGATGGCCGCTCCGAGACCGGCCATCACACCGCAGCCGAGAAGGCCGGCGACGGTGGCCGGGGCGGTCGCGTCGACCTTGGTGCACTGGCCGGCCGCGACCAGTGTCTTCTCGATGAAGGCGCCGATGCCAAGGGCCGGGGAGAGTTCGGTGCCGTCCTCCAGGGTCATCTTCTGCTTGGCGTTGTGAGTGTTGAAGCAATACCAGGGACGGCCGCGAAGACAGGCACGGCACTGCCCGCAGACGGCGCGCCAGTTGAGGACGACGTAATCGCCCGGCGCGACGTCGGTGACACCGTCGCCCACCGCCTCGACGATGCCGGCCGCCTCGTGTCCGAGCAGGTAGGGGTAGTTATCGCCGATGCCACCGGTCTTGTAGTGCAGATCGGTGTGGCAGACGCCGCAGGCCTGGATCTTCACCACGGCCTCCCCGGGTCCGGGGTCGGGGACGACGACGGTGACCAGTTCGACCGGCGCGTCCTTGGCACGTGAAATGACGCCCTGGACCTTCTGCGACATCGTTCGTTCCTCCTGTTGTGCTCGGGACCGGCGTGCGGCGCGGCCGAGGTGATCGGGCGCACCTGCGGCGCCGTCCGAGCAGAGTAGCGCCTGGCGCCGACCCGACCCCGGCAGGCCGCCCGGGTCGGTCTTTGGCCGTTCGGCCCGACGCCCGCCGACCGTCATCTCGGATCCGCGGCGTCGTCGCGGACCGTGACGGTGCCGCTACCTCTCGACGAAGAAGTGCCAGCCGAGCCACCACCAGAACACCACGACCGTCATGCGCGACGAGCGGTGCGACATGGTCGACCGCAGCACGGCCCCCAGCGTCCCGGCGCGTCCCGGCTCCGACGCGCCCCGCCACTGCAACACGGCCAGACCCAGACCGCAGGCCACGAAAAGGGCGATGGTGAGAACCCTGGTCATGGGGGCAACTCCGGTCGCCGACTCTCCTCCGCCGCTGGCGCCTGGGTCAGGGACCAGCGCACCAAGGTCACGCCGGTCGCCACCCAGACTCCGCCGGCGAGCACCCGCCAGAACCAGTGGCCCAGGGCCGGGTCGATCAGATCGGACAGGGTCGGAAGACTGTTCCCCCGATGGCGAGCATCACCCAAGCCGTAGGCGGACAGCTCGACCAGGCAGGTGACGACGGCGGCCGACGACCACGCGGCCACCGTCCGTCGCGGGAGGGTGCGGGCCGGTTGGCCCGTCGGCCCTGCGCCGCCGGGCCAGGTCAGGGCCATGACCGTGATGCCCGCGCTCGCCACCGCCACGATGTCGAGTCCGGAGTACCGGGGGGACAACCCCATCGCGGCGCCCACGACCCCGGCCCCGGCCACCGACATCGTCGCGGTGGGCCGGGCCCAGCCCACGCGATGGGCCCGGATCGGGTGCAGGTCGTCGACGATGAGCACGGCGCCCGCCGCGCCGAAGACCGCGGCCTCCACCAGCTGACGCCGGTAGAGGTGGAAGCCGGCGGCCAGCAACAGAATCACCGGTCCGAACCGCCATGGCCGCGCAGTGCGATCGGACCCCATGGCTTCCCCCGGACGGCCGTTGGTCAGCCGATGGTCTGCAGCTGCTGCGGGGGCCAGCGATCGGACCGGTCGGCGCCGGTCCGGATCGGCGTCACGTGGGCCGTGCGTCGCCCGAACTCGTCGTGCTCCCAGGTGGTGAGCCGCTCCAGGCCCAACCGTTGCAGGGTGACGTCGGCTTCCTCGTCGGTGGGAACCGGCCACGGCGCCACGGCCTGCTGAATGCCCTGCTCGTCGAGGATGAACACCGAGCCGCGGAACTCACCGGAACAGACCGGCCGGTCGTCGAATACCGGCAGGTCGACGTCGAAGACGGACGGCACCTGTTGGACGGCCCGGAGATGGACTGCGTATGTCATCACGGCACTTCCTTCGGCTCCCGTCACGCGCCAGTCGATCATCGCCCTCGTGCTCACCGATCGTGGTTGCTCGGGCGCAGAACGACGCCAACCACGCCGCCACGGCCCGGCCGGTCCGGATCGCAGGAGAGGGTGATCGTCCGAACAATCGGCGAAGCAGCCAGGGGCACAGGGACTTTCACCAACCACGGTACTCGGGTCGGCCGGGGAAAGACCTGAGCGATCCCGACGAATCGGAACCGGTATTCCCGGCCGTGCGGTTTCGAGGTCGCGGCCGAACGGGTGGGCCGCGACGCCCCCAGGAGTGCGGGGCGCGGCGGCTGGAGGACGGCAACGCGACAGCGGACGCCGTTCGGATCACGAGTCACCGAGCGGACCTCCGGCGCAGGTGACGACCGGAGCGCGGTCAGCGTGCGCCGGCGCGACCGATCTGCGTCATGTCCTCGCGTGAGTGCAGCTTGATGCGCTCACGGGTGGCCGGCTCGCCGAGCGACCGCTCGTGGGCGTCCAGGCGATCCCAGCCCTCGAAGTCGGTGACCGGCAACGACTTCGATGCCAGCAGGGCGTGCACGGCCTCACGGTCGCGGACCGGCGCCTTGATCAGACTCGGTGCGTCGGCCAGCAGGTTGGCCACCGTCTCGGCGGCGTCGGACTTGGTGTGTCCGATCAGGCCGACCGGTCCGCGCTTGACCCATCCGGTCGCGTAGATGCCGGAGAGCTGCTCGCCGTCCAGGTCGATGACCCGTCCGGCCCGGTTCGGCAACACGAAGTTGCGGGTGTCGAACGGAAGGTCCTCGATCGCCTCGGAGCGGTACCCGATGGCCCGGTAGACGGCCTGGACGTTCCAGGTGGTGAACTCGCCGGTGCCGCGAACATTGCCGTCGCCGGTCAGCTCCTGGTGCTCGGTGCGCAGCCCGACCACCTTGCCGTCCTCGCCGATCACCTCGATCGGGTTCTCGAGGAAGTGGATGTGGATCCGCCGGTTGAAGTTCGGATCCGCGTCCCGGATGGCCCACTCGCTGAGCACGTCGACCACCATGCGCAGCGACTTGGACTTGCTCAGAGCCTCCTGCGAACCGGCGTCGAACTCCATCCCCTCCGGCTGCACCAGCACCTGCAGGTTGGGGGAGTGGTCGAGTTCGCGGAGCTCGACCGGGGTGAACTTGGCCTGGGCCGGGCCGCGACGGGCGAACATGTGGACGTCGGTGACGGCCGAGTCCCGCAGGACGGCGTGCACGTGCTCCGGGATGTCGGTGTAGAGCAGCTCGTCGGCCGTGCGGGCCAGCATGCGGGCCACATCCAGGCCCACGTTGCCGACGCCGATGACGGCGACCGAGTGGGCATCGGTGAGGTCCCAGGTCTTCTCGCGGTCCGGGTGCGAATCGTAGAACGCGACGAAGTCGGCCGCTCCGTAGCTGCGGTCGAGGTCGATCCCGGGCAGGTCGGCCGGCCGATCCCGTTCGGCGCCGGTGGCGAAGATGATCGCGTCGTAGAACTCGCGCAGTTCGTCGACCTTGATGTCGACGCCGACGTGCACGTTGCCGATGAAGTTGATGCGGTCGGACTCCATGACGCGGTGCAGCGCGACGATGATCTGCTTGATCCGCGGGTGGTCCGGCGCGACGCCGTAGCGGATCAGGCCGTAGGGGGTCGGCAGCCGATCGAAGATGTCGACCGTGACATCGGGGTCATTCTTGGTCAGGATGTCGGAGGCGTAGATTCCGGCCGGTCCGGCGCCGACGACGGCGACACGCAACGGCAACGACACAGGCTGGGACACAGAGTTCTCCTCGATACGGGCAACCCCTCCAGGCTACTTGAGTGCGGGGCACCCTCTTTCCATGGTGAGCAATCTCGCAGGTCGGAGTCGGTGCCCGGAGCCGGAGAGCGGTCCCGCGAGGAGTCGCAGAACGCCGTCGCCGAGCACGCCGGTTCGGTATTCTCTGGCCTCACAACGGTGTACCGAACGGCGGCGGAGACCACATGCGACGAGCGATCACGGGTGCTTCCCTCATCCTGGCCGTACTGATTCTTGCGGGCTGCTCGGTCACCGAGGGCGGCCAGGCGGTCGCCGCGTCCACGGTCTCCGCCGGACCCGCCTCGACGGCGGCGCCGGACTCGACCGGGTCGTCGCCGGGCGCAAGCGAACCGGCGCCGAGTCCGACCGTCGGTCGGACGGTCACGGTGACGACCACACCGACCTCAGGCCCGGCGAGCACCGCGCCGTCCACGCCGGGGAGCAATCCCTCGACCACCGGCCGCCCCGTGACCCCGCGGCCGAACGCGGCCCCGGCCTGCTGGTCCGACCAGTCGTGCCCGGCGGTGGCCCGGGTCGGCCTGCCCGGCGGATGGAGTGTGGCCGTGGTCAACGCCGGCGCCACCGCCTCGCTGATGCTCCTGCTGTCCGGTGGCCAGGTCTACGACCAGTTGGGTACGCGCGACCTCGGTGCGCACCCGGTGCTGACCTGTCTCACCGTCAGTGGCGCCCCGACCTGTCTGATGAGCGGCGTCCCGGGAGCCCACACCGCCTTCGGTGCGGTGGCGCGGGTGGTCAACGGTCGGCTGATGAACCTGACCAGAACCGAGATTGCGTCCGAGGGCGGGTTCGACTTCCGCTCGACCGACGCCACCCACGCCCTGATCGTCGGGACGGTCGCGTTCTACGACTACGGCGTGAGCTACGCCGCTGCCCCGAAGGCGTACGTCACGTACACGGTCACCACCTCGATCACGAAGACCGGTTGCTCGGCCCCGGCGTTCGAGCCGCCGACGCCACCCACGACGCCGCAGACCGGTCCGTGCTCGGGCACGCCGCCGATCGCCGGCTACACCGCCGGTTCGGCGGCCAAGATCCTGGATCTCGGCGGCGGCATCGTCTCGGCCTCGGGCAACCTGTGGTGCGTCGACCAGCCGTACGGCAGCGGCGAGGTCGACTGCACGATCAGCAAGACCGACTTCGCGGTCCCCACGGGCTGCGTCGGTGAGCCAGGGACGATCGTCCGATGGCCGGCCGGCGGCACCCCCACCCTCTCCGGTTGCCAGGGGGACACCATGGTCAACGCCGGCCGCCAGCCCATCGCCTACGGTCAACTGGCGATGAGCGGCGACGTCATCTGTGTGGTCGCCCAGACCGGCGGCGTCCGCTGCGAGAACTTCGACCACCACGGGTTCGTGCTGTCCCGTGCGAAGTTCACCGCGTTCTGAGACGCGGCCGGACCGATCAGTACCCGCCGCCCCCACCCAGGGACAGCGCGCCGGTGGGATGCCAGACCGTCTTGGTCTCCAGGAACGCCCGCAGCCGCGCGGTGCCGGGAGGCCGGCCGAAATCGGACCGGGTCGGGGCGAAGACGCGCTTGACGGTGCCCGCCGCGGCCTGTTCCAGCGAGGTCCGGAGATCGCCCTCGGCGCCGGTCAGGTCGAGCGCGTTGACGTCCCCGTGCGCGGCCAGGTGCGGCATGATCTCGGCCGGGTCGCCGGTGAGGATGTTGACCACGCCGCCGGGCAGGTCGGAGGTGGCCAGCACCTCGGCCAACGCGACCGCGGCCAACGGATGTTCCTCCGACGCGATCACCACCACCGTATTGCCCGAGGTGATGATCGGGGCGATGACGCTGACCAGGCCCAGCAAGGATTCCTGGGCCGGCGCGACGGCGGCCACCACCCCGGTCGGCTCGGGGGTGGAGAAGGAGAAGAACGGGCCGGCCACCGGATTGGCGCCGCCGAACACCGCGGCGAGTTTGTCGGTCCAACCGGCGTAGTGCACGAGCCGGTCGACCGAGGCGTCGACCGCCGCGCCGGCCTGTTTCTGGCCGGTCGCCTCCAGCAACTCGACGAACTGGGCCCGCCGTCCCTCCAGCATCTCGGCGATCCGATAGATCACCTGGCCCTTGTTGTAGGCCGTGGCCCCGGCCCAGCCGCCGAACGCCTTGCGCGCCGCCGCTACCGCGTCCCGGGCGTCCTTGCGGGATCCGCGGGCCGCGTTGGCCAGGAACGCCCCGGAGTGGTCCCGGACCGGGTAGGTCCGCCCCGACTCGGAGCGGGGAAAAGCTCCGCCGATGAACAACTTGTAGGTCTTGGCCACCGTCAGCCGGTCACCCGGTGACGGGTCGGCCGTCCGCTGCTCGTCCGCCATCAGAACGCCCCCTCGTCGTCGGTGTCCAGGTAAGCGGCCAGGCCCGAACGGCCACCCTCGCGCCCGAACCCGGATTCCTTGTAGCCGCCGAACGCGGCCGTCGGGTCGAAGCGGTTGAAGGTGTTGGCCCACACCACACCGGCCCGCAGGGCCGAGGCCATGCCCAGGATCCGCGATCCCTTCTCGGTCCACACGCCGGCCGAGAGCCCGTACGGGATGTTGTTCGCCTTGGCCACCGCCTCGTCCGGGGTGCGGAACGTCAGCACGGACAGCACGGGCCCGAAGATCTCCTCGCGGGCGATCCGCATCGACTGCGACACGTTGGTGAAAACCGTTGGGGCGAAGAAGTAACCACGGTCCGGAACCGGGCACGGGGAGGTCCAGCGCACGGCGCCCTCCTCCTCGCCGGTGGCGGCCAGAGCGGTCACCCGGGCCAGTTGCTCGGCCGAGTTGACGGCGCCGATGTCGGTGTTCTTGTCCATCGGATCGCCGAGCCGCAGGGTCGAGATCCGTTGCTGCAGCTTGTCGATCACCTCGTCGGCGACCGATTCCTGCACCAGCAGACGGGACCCGGCGCAGCACACGTGACCCTGGTTGAAGAAGATGCCGTTGACGATCCCCTCCACCGCCTGATCGATCGGTGCGTCGTCGAACACGATGTTGGCCGCCTTGCCGCCCAGTTCGAGGGTGAGCCTCCGGCCGGTCCCGGCCAGCGAACGCTGGATCTGCTTGCCGACGTCGGTCGACCCGGTGAAGGCCACCTTGTCGATGCCCCGGTGGTTGACCAGGGCGGCACCGATGTCGCCGGCTCCGGGCAGGATGTTCACCACCCCGGGCGGCAGGTCGGCGTCGGCCAGGATCTCGGCCAGCACCAGGATCGACAACGGCGTCGTCTCGGCCGGTTTGATCACCACGGTGTTGCCCGCAGCCAGGGCCGGGGCGATCTTCCACGCGGCCATCAGCAGCGGGAAGTTCCACGGGATCACCTGCCCGACGACACCCAGTGGCTTCGGGTCGGGACCGTATCCGGCGTGCCGCAATTTGTCGGCCCAGCCCGCGTGATAGAAGAAGTGCGCGGCCGCGGTGGGGACGTCGACGTCGCGGGACTCCTTGATCGGTTTGCCGTTGTCGAGCGTCTCGACCACCGCGAGCTCCCGGGCCCGCTCGGCGATGCCCCGGGCGATGCGGAAGAGGTACTTGCCGCGTTCGGCCCCGGACAGGCGGGACCAGCTGCCGTCGAAGGCCTTTCGTGCATGTCCGACGGCCGTGTCGATGTCGCCGCCCGACGCCGTCGACACCACCGAGAGGGGCTCGGCGGTGGCCGGGTTGAGCGTCTCGAGGTCGTCGCCGCCGCCGTCGACGAACCGGCCGCCGACGAACATCTGGTACCGCTGCTTGACCCGGCCGATGGCCGCCGATTCCGGCGCTGGCGCGTAGTCCCAGTCGACCGCGCCCCGCTTGCCGGGGACGTGCGGGTCGACCGGGGCCGGTCCACCGTCGAGATCAGTCATCAGTCCACCGTCACATAGTCGGGGCCGCTGTAGTGGCCCTGGAGCTGGGTCTGCCGCTGCATCAGCAGATCGTTGAGCAGGGAGGAGGCGCCGAACCGGAACAGGTACGGGTCCAGCCACTCCGGGCCGGCCACCTCCCGGACGGCGACCAGGTAGCGCAGCGCGTCCTTGGTGTTCCGGATGCCGCCGGCCGGTTTCACCGCCACCCGTTCGCCGGTGCGTGCGAACCAGTCGTGCACCGCCTGCAGCATCACGTGGATGACGGGCAGAGTGGCGGCGGGGGCGATCTTGCCGGTGGAGGTCTTGATGAAGTCGCCGCCGGCCAGCATGGCCAGCCACGACGCGCGGCGCACGTTGTCGTAGGTGGCCAGTTCGCCGGTCTCGAGGATCACCTTGAGCCGGGTCGCGCCGCACGCCTGCTTGATCGCCCGGATCTCGTCGAACACCTTGCCGTACTGCCCGGCCAGGAACGCGCCGCGGTCGATCACCATGTCGACCTCGGTGGCCCCGGAGTCGATGGCCAGCCGGGTGTCGGCCAGTTTCACCGCGAGCGAGGAGCGTCCGGACGGGAAGGCGGTGGCGACCGAGGCGATGCCGACCCCCGTCCCGCGCAGTTCACCGGCCGCGACCGCGACCATGTCCGGATAGAC
This window of the Nakamurella panacisegetis genome carries:
- a CDS encoding S-(hydroxymethyl)mycothiol dehydrogenase — protein: MSQKVQGVISRAKDAPVELVTVVVPDPGPGEAVVKIQACGVCHTDLHYKTGGIGDNYPYLLGHEAAGIVEAVGDGVTDVAPGDYVVLNWRAVCGQCRACLRGRPWYCFNTHNAKQKMTLEDGTELSPALGIGAFIEKTLVAAGQCTKVDATAPATVAGLLGCGVMAGLGAAINTGAVTRGDSVAVIGCGGVGDAAIAGARLAGANKIIAIDMDQRKLEWAKDFGATHTILASDGDVVEAIQGLTGGFGADVVIDAVGRPETWKQAFYGRDLAGTVVLVGVPNPTMQLEIPLIDIFGRGGSLKSSWYGDCLPSRDFPVLIDLYLQGRLPLEKFVSEEIALTDIESAFAKMDHGDVLRSVVVL
- the deoC gene encoding deoxyribose-phosphate aldolase — encoded protein: MTTAPPQRRDPVHPDLRDAVADESSLRRFLHGLPGVDPVGVESRAAGLATRSIKAASKLRAIDLAISMVDLTTLEGSDTPGKVRTLAAKARRPDPAQPDTPAVAAVCVYPDMVAVAAGELRGTGVGIASVATAFPSGRSSLAVKLADTRLAIDSGATEVDMVIDRGAFLAGQYGKVFDEIRAIKQACGATRLKVILETGELATYDNVRRASWLAMLAGGDFIKTSTGKIAPAATLPVIHVMLQAVHDWFARTGERVAVKPAGGIRNTKDALRYLVAVREVAGPEWLDPYLFRFGASSLLNDLLMQRQTQLQGHYSGPDYVTVD
- a CDS encoding FAD-dependent oxidoreductase, which gives rise to MSLPLRVAVVGAGPAGIYASDILTKNDPDVTVDIFDRLPTPYGLIRYGVAPDHPRIKQIIVALHRVMESDRINFIGNVHVGVDIKVDELREFYDAIIFATGAERDRPADLPGIDLDRSYGAADFVAFYDSHPDREKTWDLTDAHSVAVIGVGNVGLDVARMLARTADELLYTDIPEHVHAVLRDSAVTDVHMFARRGPAQAKFTPVELRELDHSPNLQVLVQPEGMEFDAGSQEALSKSKSLRMVVDVLSEWAIRDADPNFNRRIHIHFLENPIEVIGEDGKVVGLRTEHQELTGDGNVRGTGEFTTWNVQAVYRAIGYRSEAIEDLPFDTRNFVLPNRAGRVIDLDGEQLSGIYATGWVKRGPVGLIGHTKSDAAETVANLLADAPSLIKAPVRDREAVHALLASKSLPVTDFEGWDRLDAHERSLGEPATRERIKLHSREDMTQIGRAGAR
- a CDS encoding aldehyde dehydrogenase family protein — encoded protein: MTDLDGGPAPVDPHVPGKRGAVDWDYAPAPESAAIGRVKQRYQMFVGGRFVDGGGDDLETLNPATAEPLSVVSTASGGDIDTAVGHARKAFDGSWSRLSGAERGKYLFRIARGIAERARELAVVETLDNGKPIKESRDVDVPTAAAHFFYHAGWADKLRHAGYGPDPKPLGVVGQVIPWNFPLLMAAWKIAPALAAGNTVVIKPAETTPLSILVLAEILADADLPPGVVNILPGAGDIGAALVNHRGIDKVAFTGSTDVGKQIQRSLAGTGRRLTLELGGKAANIVFDDAPIDQAVEGIVNGIFFNQGHVCCAGSRLLVQESVADEVIDKLQQRISTLRLGDPMDKNTDIGAVNSAEQLARVTALAATGEEEGAVRWTSPCPVPDRGYFFAPTVFTNVSQSMRIAREEIFGPVLSVLTFRTPDEAVAKANNIPYGLSAGVWTEKGSRILGMASALRAGVVWANTFNRFDPTAAFGGYKESGFGREGGRSGLAAYLDTDDEGAF
- a CDS encoding aldehyde dehydrogenase family protein, whose protein sequence is MADEQRTADPSPGDRLTVAKTYKLFIGGAFPRSESGRTYPVRDHSGAFLANAARGSRKDARDAVAAARKAFGGWAGATAYNKGQVIYRIAEMLEGRRAQFVELLEATGQKQAGAAVDASVDRLVHYAGWTDKLAAVFGGANPVAGPFFSFSTPEPTGVVAAVAPAQESLLGLVSVIAPIITSGNTVVVIASEEHPLAAVALAEVLATSDLPGGVVNILTGDPAEIMPHLAAHGDVNALDLTGAEGDLRTSLEQAAAGTVKRVFAPTRSDFGRPPGTARLRAFLETKTVWHPTGALSLGGGGGY
- a CDS encoding DUF6186 family protein; translated protein: MTRVLTIALFVACGLGLAVLQWRGASEPGRAGTLGAVLRSTMSHRSSRMTVVVFWWWLGWHFFVER